From a single Diachasmimorpha longicaudata isolate KC_UGA_2023 chromosome 15, iyDiaLong2, whole genome shotgun sequence genomic region:
- the LOC135169412 gene encoding zinc finger MYM-type protein 1-like, translating to MDEKKKPSGAFKRKQRQEKEESKQKLPKIDKFFSQPSASTSGQNISIDSDSNNVVTAVLVEKPTEEDSTIIAVGDTSAADHVNLDDVCMTHIRAEGLEEPQTSTFFENVYDKSSYDLGNFTNKILSDNEKRQILDIGPLQPSGPFPTDINQNNRCFSKSYYVSCSKYGPVNRFWLCYSKTLDAAYCQPCWLFASQRNNVWCVGIRDWKHLAERIKQHSCSSSHSEACAVYELWKKNDTNTIDKELENEIRKEASFWKMVLQRLFDIILTLAKSYLALRGHQEDLSQEGYHGNYLSFVELVARYDHILRQVLDMPKGSTRYLSATIQNEMIESLGTKLETHLLEPIRASPFFAIIIDTTQDISKVDQLSIVVRYAVITRSENGQPIDIEAKEVFLGFYAAIKHGAVDLVNQVKTVFIDKNIDLKKCVGQGYDGASVMSGVYNGVQKHIKDIQPNAEYVHCATHN from the exons ATGGATGAAAAGAAGAAACCCAGTGGTGCATTTAAACGTAAACAACGTcaagaaaaagaagaaagtAAACAAAAATTGCCCAAAATTGACAAGTTTTTTAGTCAGCCTTCTGCAAGTACATCTGGccaaaatatttctattgatAGTGACTCAAATAATGTGGTAACTGCAGTGTTGGTGGAGAAGCCTACTGAAGAAGATTCGACAATTATTGCAGTTGGAGATACCTCCGCCGCCGATCATGTGAACCTGGATGATGTTTGCATGACACACATAAGAGCGGAGGGTTTGGAGGAACCACAGACCTCTACATTTTTCGAAAATGTGTACGACAAATCTTCTTATGACTTGGGAAACTTCACGAACAAAATATTAAGTGATAACGAAAAACGTCAAATTCTTGATATCGGGCCTTTACAGCCTTCAGGACCTTTTCCAACAGACATCAACCAGAACAATAGGTGTTTTTCAAAATCGTACTACGTTTCGTGTTCTAAATATGGGCCAGTTAATCGTTTTTGGTTATGTTATTCCAAAACACTAGACGCTGCCTATTGTCAACCCTGCTGGTTATTTGCTTCACAGAGGAATAATGTTTGGTGTGTGGGAATTCGAGATTGGAAGCATTTAGCAGAAAGAATTAAACAACACAGTTGTTCGAGTAGCCATTCGGAAGCATGTGCTGTGTAtgaattgtggaaaaaaaacgatactAATACTATAGACAAGGaacttgaaaatgaaattcgcAAAGAAGCTTCATTTTGGAAAATGGTTCTTCAAAGGTTATTCGATATCATACTTACCCTAGCAAAGAGTTATTTGGCTTTGAGAGGACATCAAGAAGACTTAAGTCAGGAAGGATACCACGGAAATTATCTGTCCTTTGTAGAGCTTGTCGCCCGATATGATCACATTTTGCGGCAAGTTTTGGATATGCCCAaag gATCTACAAGATATCTGAGTGCAacaattcaaaatgaaatgatTGAAAGCTTAGGGACCAAACTCGAAACCCATCTACTAGAACCAATTAGAGCGTCACCGTTTTTTGCCATCATAATCGATACGACACAGGACATATCGAAGGTAGATCAGCTAAGCATTGTTGTGAGGTATGCAGTAATAACCAGATCGGAAAATGGACAGCCAATTGATATAGAAGCAAAGGAAGTGTTTCTAGGCTTTTATGCAGCCATCAAACATGGCGCAGTAGATTTAGTCAACCAAGTGAAAACAGTATTTATcgacaaaaatattgatttaaaaaaatgtgtggGGCAAGGCTATGATGGAGCCAGTGTGATGAGTGGTGTGTATAATGGTGTACAAAAACATATCAAGGATATTCAGCCTAACGCAGAGTACGTACATTGTGCCACTCATAATTGA
- the LOC135169591 gene encoding uncharacterized protein LOC135169591, which produces MSDLSTPSCSNSLCSSRRDSSRFQSLFGFRTSDVFRLFAEHFSIHYKISASEIVTCKNGTFKAVCTFFVHNNDGEVVQCVMWGDTIDEFLDKLFIQHVAYIDRAFPKQVSGRFNSGTTPFELVIQSNTVINDLGKLKTLPPSQSNIAPEVVPLIGLSKYKKIVAVKGFVKTPWTVIAKQTDSTNTCFGSIAADKFFMDVKISEYPLDYVCEFSKGQHVQCVGSVIRTFSSFFFCVQGPVCITLVDDQVASLKDLLVCKPLIVARDKTDAAGPSKKLKRNELRKKFLKKD; this is translated from the exons ATGTCCGATCTCTCCACCCCCTCCTGCTCCAACTCACT ATGCTCAAGTCGACGAGACTCCAGCCGATTCCAATCTCTTTTTGGATTCCGAACTTCTGACGTCTTCCGACTATTTGCAGAGCATTTCTCCATTCACTACAAAATTAGT GCATCTGAGATTGTCACCTGCAAAAATGGTACTTTTAAGGCTGTATGCACTTTTTTTGTGCATAATAATGATGGCGAAGTAGTCCAATGTGTAATGTGGGGTGACACAATTGACGAGTTTTTGGATAAACTGTTCATTCAACAC gTCGCTTACATCGATCGTGCCTTTCCCAAGCAAGTCTCGGGTCGCTTCAACTCAGGAACTACTCCGTTTGAATTGGTCATCCAGTCAAATACAGTCATTAATGATTTGGGCAAATTGAAAACTCTTCCACCTTCTCAGTCCAATATCGCTCCTGAAGTTGTTCCTTTAATTGGACTTTCAAAGTATAAGAAAATTGTTG cTGTCAAAGGTTTTGTTAAAACTCCGTGGACTGTGATTGCGAAACAGACTGACAGCACCAATACTTGCTTCGGTTCCATCGCAGCTGACAAATTCTTCATGGATGTAAAAATATCTGAGTATCCTCTTGATTATGTttgtgaattttccaaagggCAACATGTTCAATGCGTCGGATCCGTCATCAGAACTT TTAGCTCGTTCTTTTTTTGCGTCCAAGGACCTGTTTGTATCACTTTGGTCGATGATCAAGTGGCGTCACTCAAGGACTTACTGGTATGTAAGCCACTTATTGTTGCCAGAGATAAAACTGATGCTGCCGGACCCTCCaagaaattgaagagaaatgaATTGCGAAagaaattcctgaaaaaa gattga